In the Solanum stenotomum isolate F172 unplaced genomic scaffold, ASM1918654v1 scaffold33904, whole genome shotgun sequence genome, one interval contains:
- the LOC125852329 gene encoding uncharacterized protein LOC125852329 — MENAGSFSAMAPPVFDEETYQAWAVKMKVYLEAISATIFSRIMTCNLAKAIWDFLKKEYEGDERIRGMKVLNLVREFEIQRMKESKTIKDYSDRLLGIANKAQEQRIMMRHEGSIEGALKAKLQFGSSAKGNKGKGKKGNHENYEATTATNDVTATSNNREGKYPPCQHCGRKNHPHFKCWRKPDMKCRKCHKLSYAEIICKEKGLQQPNDAQIADQQKDEQLFVATCFTSINSSESWLVDSGCTNHMTSDEKLFRELDKSVKSRVRIGNGEYLPAKGKGTVAIEIYKGKKFFLEFIERGTHSFSKPAHCSGNVTQKVGSLSSQSFIVYAKEQNGKWFTKLGGEPLKL, encoded by the exons ATGGAGAATGCAGGCTCTTTTTCTGCTATGGCTCCACCAGTTTTTGATGAAGAAACCTATCAAGCCTGGGCAGTAAAAATGAAAGTTTATTTGGAGGCTA TTTCTGCCACCATCTTCAGTAGAATAATGACATGTAACTTAGCCAAAGCAATTTGGGATTTCCTCAAGAAAGAGTACGAAGGAGATGAAAGAATTAGAGGAATGAAAGTACTGAACTTGGTTAGAGAATTCGAGATACAGCGTATGAAGGAGTCAAAAACCATTAAGGATTATTCTGATAGGTTGCTTGGGATTGCCAATAAG GCACAAGAACAACGAATAATGATGAGGCATGAGGGATCCATTGAGGGAGCCTTGAAAGCCAAGTTGCAGTTCGGTTCAAGTGCCAAGGGAaacaaaggaaaaggaaagaaagggaaTCATGAAAACTACGAAGCAACAACAGCAACAAATGATGTTACTGCAACTAGCAACAACAGAGAAGGCAAATATCCTCCCTGCCAACATTGTGGGAGGAAAAATCATCCACACTTCAAGTGTTGGAGAAAACCTGATATGAAATGCAGAAAGTGTCACAAGCTCAGTTATGCTGAGATTATCTGCAAAGAGAAGGGATTACAACAACCAAATGATGCACAGATTGCAGACCAACAAAAAGATGAGCAACTATTTGTGGCCACCTGTTTCACAAGCATAAATTCAAGTGAAAGTTGGCTTGTTGATAGTGGTTGTACGAACCACATGACCAGTGATGAAAAGCTTTTCAGAGAACTTGATAAATCAGTTAAATCAAGAGTCAGGATCGGAAATGGAGAATACCTCCCAGCAAAAGGAAAGGGGACTGTAGCAATTGAAATTTACAAAG GGAAAAAGTTTTTCCTTGAATTCATTGAACGAGGAACACATAGCTTTTCCAAGCCAGCTCACTGTAGCGGAAACGTGACACAAAAGGTTGGGTCACTTTCATCACAAAGCTTTATTGTTTATGCAAAAGAGCAAAATGGTAAATGGTTTACCAAACTTGGAGGAGAACCCCTCAAGTTGTAA
- the LOC125852324 gene encoding leucine aminopeptidase, chloroplastic-like yields the protein MKNDMGGAAAVLGAAKALGEIRPFGVEVHFIVAACENMISGAGMRPGDIVTASNGTTIEVNNTDAEGRLTLADALIYACNQGVEKIIDLATLTGAIVTALGPSVAGAFTPSDGLAREVVVAAEASGEKLWRMPMEESYWESMKSGVADMINTGPRDGGAITGALFLKQFVDEKVQWLHLDIAGTVWIDEKKKPTGYGVSTLVEWVLRN from the exons ATGAAGAATGACATGGGAGGGGCTGCGGCTGTTTTAGGTGCAGCAAAAGCTCTTGGTGAAATTAGGCCTTTTGGAGTAGAG GTGCATTTCATTGTTGCAGCTTGTGAAAATATGATCAGTGGAGCAGGCATGAGGCCTGGAGACATTGTCACAGCTTCAAATGGTACGACAATTGAGGTTAACAATACTGATGCTGAGGGTAGGCTCACACTTGCTGATGCTTTGATATATGCATGTAACCAAGGTGTTGAGAAG ATAATTGATCTGGCAACATTAACTGGTGCTATTGTGACTGCTCTTGGACCTTCAGTTGCTG GTGCTTTTACACCTAGTGATGGCCTAGCAAGGGAGGTGGTTGTAGCTGCTGAGGCAAGTGGTGAAAAGCTATGGAGGATGCCTATGGAGGAGAGTTACTGGGAGAGTATGAAATCAGGAGTGGCTGATATGATTAACACGGGACCTCGTGATGGTGGTGCCATAACTGGTGCTCTCTTCCTCAAACAA TTTGTTGACGAGAAGGTCCAATGGTTGCATCTCGACATAGCTGGCACCGTATGGATcgatgaaaagaaaaaacccACGGGTTATGGTGTTTCAACTCTGGTGGAATGGGTGCTGAGGAACTAG